The Saccharomyces mikatae IFO 1815 strain IFO1815 genome assembly, chromosome: 13 genome has a segment encoding these proteins:
- the GIM5 gene encoding Gim5p (similar to Saccharomyces cerevisiae GIM5 (YML094W); ancestral locus Anc_8.873) — MSSQKIDLTKLNPEQLNAVKQQFDQELQHFTQSLQALTMAKGKFTECIDDIKTVSQEENEGQNLLVPASASLYIPGKILDNKKFMVDIGTGYYVEKSADAAISFYQKKVEKLDKESVQIQDIIKEKTQYSLSIEAQIRQAAIRQHETTSKQQQQQKKEASAA; from the exons ATGTCTTCCCAAAAGA TTGATTTAACCAAACTGAATCCTGAGCAACTGAACGCTGTAAAACAACAATTCGATCAAGAATTGCAGCACTTCACACAGTCCTTGCAAGCATTGACTATGGCCAAGGGAAAGTTCACAGAGTGTATTGATGATATCAAAACAGTCtctcaagaagaaaatgaaggaCAAAACCTACTAGTTCCGGCATCAGCATCATTATACATACCAGGTAAGATTTTAGATAATAAGAAATTCATGGTCGATATTGGTACAGGCTATTACGTTGAAAAGAGTGCAGATGCAGCAATTTCGTTTTACCAGAAGAAAGTGGAAAAGCTTGACAAAGAGTCTGTACAAATTCAAGATAttataaaggaaaagacTCAATACTCGTTGTCTATCGAGGCTCAAATAAGACAGGCCGCTATAAGACAGCATGAGACGACGAGCaaacagcagcaacaacaaaagaaggAGGCGTCCGCAGCTTAG
- the RAD10 gene encoding DNA repair protein RAD10 (similar to Saccharomyces cerevisiae RAD10 (YML095C); ancestral locus Anc_8.874), with the protein MNNTDPTSFESILAGVAKLRKEKSGTDNTESQSSNKEPSSSHQPKPLQQESEKSRPINPNQVINAFNQQKPKEWSDSKTTDEYNRKRPFKSTGQGKTVLVNTTQKENPLLNHLKSTNWRYISSTGINKIFYDYLVRGRSVLFLTLTYHKLYVDYISRRMQPLSKNENNILIFIVDDSNSEDTLNDITKLCMFNGFTLLLAFNFEQAAKYIEYLNL; encoded by the coding sequence ATGAATAATACTGATCCGACTTCCTTTGAAAGTATATTGGCTGGCGTTGCTAaactaagaaaagaaaagagtgGTACAGATAATACTGAGTCTCAATCATCAAATAAAGAGccatcatcatcacatCAGCCTAAACCTCTGCAACAGGAGTCAGAAAAATCGAGACCTATAAACCCAAACCAGGTTATAAACGCCTTCAATCAGCAAAAACCGAAGGAATGGTCCGATTCGAAAACTACAGATGAGTATAATCGAAAGAGACCCTTCAAGAGTACTGGGCAAGGAAAAACTGTACTAGTGAACACCActcagaaagaaaatccGCTTCTGAACCATTTGAAAAGCACTAACTGGAgatatatttcttctacGGGAATCAATAAGATATTTTACGACTATCTTGTTCGTGGGAGAAGTGTACTCTTTTTAACTTTAACTTATCACAAACTATATGTTGATTATATCTCTAGAAGAATGCAGCCATTatctaaaaatgaaaataatatactaATATTTatagtagatgatagtaaCTCTGAAGACACTCTTAACGACATCACAAAACTATGCATGTTCAACGGGTTtactcttcttcttgcaTTCAATTTCGAACAAGCCGCTAAGTATATTGAGTATTTGAATTTGTGa